From the genome of Burkholderia pyrrocinia:
GCAGAACGGCACGAACATCGCCCGCTTCGCAGCGATGTACGAAGCGACGGCAGCCGGCGTGACGCCGGGTACCGCCGACGGCGTCGCGAACTTCACGGTCCGCTACCAGTAAGCGTCCGTATGGAGGAGGGGGCATGCATCCCTTCCTCCTTCTTCTTCTTTCCTTCCCGCTTTCCTCTCCTCGGACTTCCGGTAGCACCGCGTGCGAATCAGACATTCCTTCCTTTGCGTCTCCGTGCTGGTCGTCGGCAGCCAGAGCCATGCGACGGAATTCAATTCGTCGTTCCTCGACATCGACGGAACGAGCAATGTCGACCTGTCGCAGTTCTCGCAGGCCGACTTCACGCTGCCGGGCGAGTACATGCTCGACGTGCAGGTCAACGACCTGTTCTACGGGCTGCAGTCGATCGAGTTCATTGCCGTCGACGCGTCCGGCGCGGGCAAGCCGTGCCTGCGGCCGGAACTCGTCGCGCAGTTCGGGCTGAAGCCTTCGCTCGCGAAGGACCTGCCGCGCTTCCAGGGCGGACGCTGCGTCGACCTCGGCGCGATCGAGGGGGCGACCGTGCGTTACCTGAAGAGCGACGGACGGCTCAAGATCACGATTCCGCAGGCCGCACTCGAATTCAGCGATTCGACCTACCTGCCGCCCGAGCGCTGGTCCGAAGGGATCCCCGGCGCGATGCTCGACTATCGCATGATCGCGAACACGAACCGCAACTTCGGTGCGGGCGGCCGGCAGACGAATTCGATCCAGGCCTACGGGACGATCGGCGCGAACTGGGATGCATGGCGCTTTCGCGGCGACTACCAGGCGCAGTCGAACGTGGGCAACACGGCGTACGCGGACCGCACGTTCCGTTTCAGCCGGCTTTACGCATTTCGCGCGCTGCCGTCGATCCAGTCGACGGCGACGATCGGCGACGACTACCTGAGCTCCGACATTTTCGACACGTTCGCGCTGACGGGCGCGTCGATCCGCAGCGACGACCGCATGCTGCCGCCTTCGCTGCGCGGTTATGCGCCGCTGATCGCGGGCGTCGCGCGCACCAACGCGACCGTGACCGTGTCGCAGGCGGGGCGCGTGCTGTACGTGACGCGCGTGTCGCCGGGCGCGTTCGCGCTGCAGAACATCAACACGAGCGTGCAAGGCACGCTCGACGTGGCGGTCGAGGAAGAAGACGGCAGCGTGCAGCGCTTCCAGGTGACGACGGCCGCCGTGCCGTTCCTGGCACGCACCGGGCAGTTGCGCTACAAGGCCGCCGTCGGCAAGCCGCGCCTGTTCGGCGGCGCCGGCATCACGCCGTTCTTCGGTTTCGGAGAAATCGCGTACGGCCTGCCGTTCGACGTCACGGTGTACGGCGGCTTCATCGCCGCATCGGGCTATACGTCGATTGCGCTCGGCGTCGGCCGCGATTTCGGCACCTTCGGCGCCGTATCGGCCGACGTCACGCATGCGCGGGCGCGCCTGTGGTGGAACGGCGCGACGCGCAACGGCAACTCGTACCGCGTCAACTATTCGAAGCACTTCGATGTGCTCGACGCCGACGTGCGCTTCTTCGGCTACCGGTTTTCGGAGCGCGACTACACGAACTTCGCGCAGTTCACGGGCGACCCGACCGCATACGGCCTCGCCAACAGCAAGCAGCGCTACTCGGCGACGATGTCGAAGCGCTTCGGCGATACGTCGACCTATTTCTCGTACGACCAGACGACCTACTGGGCGCGTTCGTCCGAGCAGCGTGTCGGCCTCACGCTGACGCGCGCGTTCTCGGTCGGGACGCTGCGCAACCTGAACGTCAGCGTGTCGGCATTTCGCACGCAGAGCGCGGGCGCGAGCGGCAACCAGTTCTCGATCACTGCGACGCTGCCGATCGGCGGCCGCCACACCGTCACGTCGAACCTGACGACGGGCAGCGGCAGCACGAGCGTGAACGCGGGCTATATCTACGACGATCCGGACGGCCGCACCTACCAGGTCAACGCGGGCGCGACCGACGGCCGCGCATCGGCGAACGCGAGCTACCGCCAGCGCACGTCGGCGTACCAGCTCAACGCGCAGGCGTCGACGCTCGCCAATGCGTATGCGGCGGCATCGCTCGAAGTCGACGGTTCGTTCGTTGCGACGCAGTACGGCGTGTCCGCACACGCGAACGGCAACGCGGGCGACACGCGGCTGCTGGTGTCGACCGACGGCGTGCCCGACGTGCCGCTGTCCGGCACGCTCGCGCATACCGATTCGCGCGGCTATGCGGTGCTCGACGGCATCTCGCCGTACAACGTGTACGACGCGACGGTCAACGTCGAGAAGCTGCCGCTCGAAGTGCAGGTGACGAACCCGATCCAGCGCATGGTGCTGACCGACGGCGCGATCGGTTTCGTGAAGTTCTCCGCCGCGCGCGGCAGCAACCTGTACCTGACGCTGACCGACGCGGCCGGCAAGCCGCTGCCGTTCGGTGCGTCGGTGCAGGACGCGGCGAACGGCAAGGAGCTCGGCATCGTCGGCGAGGGCGGCGCGGCGTTCCTGACGCAGGTTCAGCCGAAGTCGTCGCTCGCGGTGCGTGCGGGCGAACGCACGCTCTGCACGGTCGATGCGCTGCCGAACCAGCTCCAACTCGAAGGCACGCCGATCCCGGTGACGTGCCAGACGCCCGGCGAATCGCACGCAGCGGTCGCACGGGTCGAACGATGAATCCACGGATCCTGCGATGAAAAATTCTCTTTCCCTGTCCTTCCTGCGCCGCGCGTCGTGCGTGCTCGCGACCGCCGGTGCGCTGCTCGCGGGCGCCGCGCATGCGGCGATCGTGCCGGACCGCACGCGCGTGATCTTCAACGAAGGCGAGCAGGCCGCGATCGTCACGATCACCAACAAGAGCACGACGTATCCGTATCTCGTGCAGTCGTGGCTCGAGGACGCGAAGGGCAACAAGATCACGTCGCCGCTGATGGTCGTGCCGCCGCTGCAGCGCGTCGAGGCGAACGAGCGCAACGTGCTGCGGATCGCGAAGCTGCCGGGCACGGAGCTGCCGGCCGATCGCGAATCGGTGTTCTACCTGAACATCCGCGAAGTGCCGCCGAAGACCGATACGCCGAACACGCTGCAGATCGCGCTGCATACGCAGATGAAGCTGTTCTACCGGCCGAAGGCCGTGCAGCCCGCGCGCGACGAGGACTGGACGCTGCCGATGACGCTGCGCGTCGACGCGGCCGCGCACAAGCTGGTGTTCGACAACCCGACGCCGTACCACGTGACGGTGGTCGACGTGAGCTCGGGTGCGCAGAAGACCCCGGTGCCGATGGAGCCGGTGATGGTGAGCCCGATGAGCACGGCCGACGTGCCGTTCAAGGCCGCGATGCCATCGACGCTGTTCGTCACGCATATCGACGATTACGGCGGCCAGGTGGCGGTCGAGTATGCGTGCGACGCGGGTGCTTGCAAGAGCGTGAAGAAATGAGCGGGGGAATGCGTGATCGGGAATCGCCCGCGGCGTGGTTGCGCTGGATCGTACTCGTGCTGCTGGTCGCGGCCGTGCAGCCGGCATGGGCACTGCGCTGTCTGACCAACAGCGGCGCGACTTCGCTGACCGAGCCGATCGGCGGCGTTGCGTCGTATCCGACCGACGCGCCGGACGGCTACGTGATCTGGGTGTCGCCGGTGCGCACGACGTCGGGGTATTGCTACAAGGACCTGGGGGACGACGGCAGCCTGAAGGTCGTCGACAACATTTACTTCTACGCGAATCCGAATCGCACGAACCCCGCCGCATGGGGGCTCGAGATCGGCATCCGCTACAAGGGCATCGACTATTTCGACAAGACCAGCAATCGCGGCGGCGGGGTGTTTACCGGGTATTCGGTGCCGCCGTGCAGCAGGTACGACTTCGGCCGCGGGCGTTGCCAGCAGACGCGCATCAGCATCGACTATCAGGTCGTCGTGCGCAAGAAAGGCAATTGGGTCCAGCCGCCGAGCGATATCTACACGGTGTTCCAGTTCGACGGCGAGTTCGGACTGAACGCGTACAGCCCGAGCTTCCAGTACCGCCTGAGCGGCCTGCGCAACCTCAAGCCGACGCCGTGTTTCGTCGACGTGCTCGTGACGCCCGAACCGGGCATCGTCAATTTCGGACAGGTGCAGGCGGTCGGCAACGGCTTCCTGCCGGCGGTGCCGCGCAAGCGATTCTCGTTGTCGTTGACCAAGAAATGCAACGTCGCGGTACGCGTCGACGGGTACTTCGAAACGAGCTACCCGGTTCAGAACGGTTTGCTGGTGCCGGCGAAGGACAGCAATTTCGGTATCGGCATCGAAGACAGCCAGGGCAAGGCGATTCCGTTCAACCAACAGTTCAACCTGGCTCAATTCCCGTCCAACGTCATGAACCAGAGCGTATTGATGGACGCGGTGCTGAAGTCGTTCGGGCCGCCGAAGATCGGGCGGTTCGATGCGACGGCGACGATCCGGCTGTTCATCTATTGACGCGGGTGGGCGCGGCTACCCGCCCTGCACGCGAGTCATGAAAAATGCGCCGGCACGCCGGCGCTTTTCCGCATCTGCTGCGTGACGCTTGTCGCACCCAGCGGCACACCTTGTGATGGCGACGACCGCATCGTTCCGGCCCTTCAGGACCGAAAGCTCGCCGCACGCTGCGATCGACGAAGCGAACCCCGTCCGCTCGATCAACGATCTCGCCAATTGTTCAGACAAATCCTGACGACTGAAAGGGGTATTTGGGAATCGTATTGAGAATGATTTGCGTTTACGTTAAATTTTGCTATCTCGAAATATGACGGAGCAGATCGATGGCCATGGCGGAAGTGCTCGACCGACCGGCGGCGGCAACGGCGAACCCGTTCCTCGGCAGTTATCCGGACCTGCCGCCGCGCGCCGTGCCGCGTGCGCGCCGTGCCGCGGAGCCCCGCGCGCAGGGCGCACTGCTCGACGTGCTGATCTCGCATCGCGCGATGCTCGTCAATGTCGCGCGCGGCTTCGTCGGCTGTGCGAGCCGTGCCGAGGATGTCGTGCACGACGTATTCGTGAAGCTCGTCGAATTCCCGAACCAGGACGCGGTGCGCCAGCCGGTCGCGTACGTGACGCGGATGGTGCGCAATGCGTCGATCGACGCGTGCCGCCGGCAGAGCCTCGAGAACGTCTATCACACGGAAGAAGACGACGGCTTCGACGTGCCGTCGCCCGAGCCGACGCCGGAAGCCGCGCTGGTGACGCGCGATACGCTGCGGCGCGTATGTGCTGCGCTCGACGACCTGCCGGCGCGCAGCCGCGCGGCCTTCGAGATGGTGCGGCTGCGCGAGGAGACGCTGCAGACCGCTGCGCGCGCGCTGAACGTATCGCAGACGCTCGTGCATTTCATGGTGCGCGACGCGGAGCGCCACTGCGCGGAATGCCTCGACGCGTGCCATCGCGGCGTCGCGTGCCCGGTGTTCCTGGGCGGTCGCGCGCGGCGGCGGTAAAAAACCGCGCCGGCCAATCGTCTATCAGACAGGAGCGGCGCAATCCGCCGCTTCGCATCCTTCAACCGTCTCCCGTTTTTTTCCGATCATGACGCAAGCCACGACGCCTTCCGCCGACACCGACGATCTCGTCTACACGGTCGTCATCAACGACGAAGAACAGTATTCGATCTGGCCGACGTTCCGGCCCGTGCCGGCCGGCTGGCGCGAGGTCGGCGTGAGCGGCCCGAAGGCCGACTGTCTCGCGCACATCGAGACCGTCTGGACCGACATGCGCCCCGCGAGCCTGCGCCGCGCGATGGACGGCGAGCGCGCGACGCGCGCCTCGTGAACCGCTGCGCCGGATTCCGGCGCGCCACCTGAAGAGGACGTTGCATGACCCTGCTTTCGTTGCCGACGCTCGACGACCTGCGTATCGAGCCGGGGCTGCCCACCGTCGTGTCGCCGCGCGGCAGCGACGGGATGTCGATCGACGATGTCGCGCCGCTGGCGCGCGAGATCGCGGCCGACACGCTCGAACGGGCGGGCGGCGTGCTGTTCACGGGCTTTCACGTGCCGTCGATCGATGCGTTCCAGCAGTTCGCGGCATCGTTCGGCGATCCGCTGATCGGCTATGAATACGCGTCGACGCCGCGCAGCCAGGTCGAAGGCGCCGTCTACACGTCGACCGAATACCCGCCGCACCGCGCGATTCCGCTGCACAACGAGCAGTCGTATACGCGGGAATGGCCGCTGCGGATCTGGTTCCACTGCGCGCTCGCGGCGCCCAAGGGCGGCGCGACGCCGATCGCGGACAGCCGCGCCGTGTACCGCGCGCTCGATCCGGCGCTCGTCGCGCGCTTCGAGCGGCGCGAGCTGCTGTACGTGCGCAATTTCGGGCAGGGGCTCGACCTGCCGTGGCAGCAGTCGTTCGGCACCGACGAGCCGGCCGAGGTCGAGCGGATGTGCGCGGCGCGCGGCATCGAATGCGCATGGCGCACCGACGACGACGGCGAACTGCTGCTGCGCACGCGCGAACGCTGCCAGGCCGTCGCACGCCATCCGCGCACCGGCGACCGCGTGTGGTTCAACCAGGCGAACCTGTTTCACCTGTCGGCGCTCGACGACGACATGCAGGAAGCGCTCGTCGACGCGGTGGGGCTCGAGAACGTGCCGCGCAACGTGTACTACGGCGACGGCGAGCCGCTCGAGGCCGATGCGCTCGCGCAGATCCGCGGCGTGCTCGACCAGCAGCGCATCGTGTTCCCGTGGCGCACGGGCGACGTGCTGATGCTCGACAACATGCTGACCGCACACGCGCGCGACCCGTTCGAAGGGCCGCGCAAGGTCGTCGTCGCGATGGCGCAGAGTTACACGGTCCCGCGCGCGACCGAACGGAGGACCGATGACGCGTAGTACCGCCGCGCTTGCCGCGCGCGGGTTGACGGTGGGTTATCGCGACCATGTCGTGATCGACGGGCTGGACCTGTCGATCGCGGCCGGCCGCGTGACCGCGCTGTGCGGGCCGAACGGCTGCGGCAAGAGTACGCTGCTGCGCACGCTCGCGGGCCTGCAGCCTGCGCGTGCCGGTCATGTCGAAGTCAACGGCAGGCCGCTCGCGTCGTTTCGCCGTCGCGCGCTCGCTCGCGAGCTGACGATGCTCGCGCAGTTCAACCAGATTCCGTCGGGCCTCACGGTGCGCGAGCTTGTCGCGTACGGGCGCTATGCGTACGGCGGCTTCCTGCGCGGGCTGTCGCGGGCCGATCATGCGGCGATCGACGAGGCGCTCGAGACGAGCGGCCTTGCCGACGATGCGGGCCGCGACGTCGGCGCGCTGTCGGGCGGCGAACGCCAGCGCGCGTGGATCGCGATGGCGCTCGCGCAGCAGGCGCCGATCGTGCTGCTCGACGAACCGACGACCTATCTCGACATCCATCACCAGCTCGATATCCTCGACGCGCTGCGCGCGCTGAACCGCGCGCGCGGGCTGACGATCGTATGGGTGCTGCACGACCTGAACCAGGCGGCCGCGTACAGCGACGAGATCGTGCTGATGCGCGCGGGCCGCCTCGTCGCGCAGGGCTCGCCCGACGCGATGCTCGATCCGGCGCGGCTGCGTGCGGCGTTCGGCGTC
Proteins encoded in this window:
- a CDS encoding TauD/TfdA family dioxygenase — its product is MTLLSLPTLDDLRIEPGLPTVVSPRGSDGMSIDDVAPLAREIAADTLERAGGVLFTGFHVPSIDAFQQFAASFGDPLIGYEYASTPRSQVEGAVYTSTEYPPHRAIPLHNEQSYTREWPLRIWFHCALAAPKGGATPIADSRAVYRALDPALVARFERRELLYVRNFGQGLDLPWQQSFGTDEPAEVERMCAARGIECAWRTDDDGELLLRTRERCQAVARHPRTGDRVWFNQANLFHLSALDDDMQEALVDAVGLENVPRNVYYGDGEPLEADALAQIRGVLDQQRIVFPWRTGDVLMLDNMLTAHARDPFEGPRKVVVAMAQSYTVPRATERRTDDA
- a CDS encoding molecular chaperone, which gives rise to MKNSLSLSFLRRASCVLATAGALLAGAAHAAIVPDRTRVIFNEGEQAAIVTITNKSTTYPYLVQSWLEDAKGNKITSPLMVVPPLQRVEANERNVLRIAKLPGTELPADRESVFYLNIREVPPKTDTPNTLQIALHTQMKLFYRPKAVQPARDEDWTLPMTLRVDAAAHKLVFDNPTPYHVTVVDVSSGAQKTPVPMEPVMVSPMSTADVPFKAAMPSTLFVTHIDDYGGQVAVEYACDAGACKSVKK
- a CDS encoding MbtH family protein, which codes for MTQATTPSADTDDLVYTVVINDEEQYSIWPTFRPVPAGWREVGVSGPKADCLAHIETVWTDMRPASLRRAMDGERATRAS
- a CDS encoding fimbria/pilus outer membrane usher protein; this encodes MLVVGSQSHATEFNSSFLDIDGTSNVDLSQFSQADFTLPGEYMLDVQVNDLFYGLQSIEFIAVDASGAGKPCLRPELVAQFGLKPSLAKDLPRFQGGRCVDLGAIEGATVRYLKSDGRLKITIPQAALEFSDSTYLPPERWSEGIPGAMLDYRMIANTNRNFGAGGRQTNSIQAYGTIGANWDAWRFRGDYQAQSNVGNTAYADRTFRFSRLYAFRALPSIQSTATIGDDYLSSDIFDTFALTGASIRSDDRMLPPSLRGYAPLIAGVARTNATVTVSQAGRVLYVTRVSPGAFALQNINTSVQGTLDVAVEEEDGSVQRFQVTTAAVPFLARTGQLRYKAAVGKPRLFGGAGITPFFGFGEIAYGLPFDVTVYGGFIAASGYTSIALGVGRDFGTFGAVSADVTHARARLWWNGATRNGNSYRVNYSKHFDVLDADVRFFGYRFSERDYTNFAQFTGDPTAYGLANSKQRYSATMSKRFGDTSTYFSYDQTTYWARSSEQRVGLTLTRAFSVGTLRNLNVSVSAFRTQSAGASGNQFSITATLPIGGRHTVTSNLTTGSGSTSVNAGYIYDDPDGRTYQVNAGATDGRASANASYRQRTSAYQLNAQASTLANAYAAASLEVDGSFVATQYGVSAHANGNAGDTRLLVSTDGVPDVPLSGTLAHTDSRGYAVLDGISPYNVYDATVNVEKLPLEVQVTNPIQRMVLTDGAIGFVKFSAARGSNLYLTLTDAAGKPLPFGASVQDAANGKELGIVGEGGAAFLTQVQPKSSLAVRAGERTLCTVDALPNQLQLEGTPIPVTCQTPGESHAAVARVER
- a CDS encoding ABC transporter ATP-binding protein; this translates as MTRSTAALAARGLTVGYRDHVVIDGLDLSIAAGRVTALCGPNGCGKSTLLRTLAGLQPARAGHVEVNGRPLASFRRRALARELTMLAQFNQIPSGLTVRELVAYGRYAYGGFLRGLSRADHAAIDEALETSGLADDAGRDVGALSGGERQRAWIAMALAQQAPIVLLDEPTTYLDIHHQLDILDALRALNRARGLTIVWVLHDLNQAAAYSDEIVLMRAGRLVAQGSPDAMLDPARLRAAFGVEMLKLAHPQTGAPMCVPAYGPSSADTPQAAGVFDRDLAV
- a CDS encoding fimbrial protein, translating into MSGGMRDRESPAAWLRWIVLVLLVAAVQPAWALRCLTNSGATSLTEPIGGVASYPTDAPDGYVIWVSPVRTTSGYCYKDLGDDGSLKVVDNIYFYANPNRTNPAAWGLEIGIRYKGIDYFDKTSNRGGGVFTGYSVPPCSRYDFGRGRCQQTRISIDYQVVVRKKGNWVQPPSDIYTVFQFDGEFGLNAYSPSFQYRLSGLRNLKPTPCFVDVLVTPEPGIVNFGQVQAVGNGFLPAVPRKRFSLSLTKKCNVAVRVDGYFETSYPVQNGLLVPAKDSNFGIGIEDSQGKAIPFNQQFNLAQFPSNVMNQSVLMDAVLKSFGPPKIGRFDATATIRLFIY
- a CDS encoding RNA polymerase factor sigma-70, which produces MAMAEVLDRPAAATANPFLGSYPDLPPRAVPRARRAAEPRAQGALLDVLISHRAMLVNVARGFVGCASRAEDVVHDVFVKLVEFPNQDAVRQPVAYVTRMVRNASIDACRRQSLENVYHTEEDDGFDVPSPEPTPEAALVTRDTLRRVCAALDDLPARSRAAFEMVRLREETLQTAARALNVSQTLVHFMVRDAERHCAECLDACHRGVACPVFLGGRARRR